One Lysobacter enzymogenes DNA segment encodes these proteins:
- a CDS encoding shikimate kinase: MNPASNLILVGPMGSGKTCIGKRLAERFGLRAVDADREVELRAGARIAEIFEHEGEAGFRARETATLAELLAGDGLLLSTGGGAVLAADNRRLLRERGFVVYLQVSVEQQLERLAQDRSRPLLARGDREQVLRDLARVRAPLYAEVADLPFDTGAAGAGEAALGLARQLDALWRRPPSSTSSPLGATA; the protein is encoded by the coding sequence ATGAATCCGGCGAGCAATCTGATCCTGGTCGGGCCGATGGGCTCGGGCAAAACCTGCATCGGCAAGCGCCTGGCCGAGCGCTTCGGCCTGCGCGCGGTCGACGCCGACCGCGAGGTCGAGCTGCGCGCCGGCGCGCGCATCGCCGAAATCTTCGAACACGAAGGCGAAGCGGGCTTTCGCGCGCGCGAAACCGCGACGCTGGCCGAACTGCTGGCCGGCGACGGCCTGCTGCTGTCCACCGGCGGCGGCGCGGTGCTGGCGGCGGACAACCGTCGGCTGCTGCGCGAGCGCGGTTTCGTCGTATACCTGCAGGTCAGCGTCGAACAGCAGCTCGAACGCCTGGCCCAGGACCGCAGCCGCCCGCTGCTGGCGCGCGGCGACCGCGAGCAGGTGCTGCGCGATCTCGCCCGGGTGCGCGCGCCGCTGTACGCCGAAGTCGCCGACCTGCCATTCGACACCGGCGCCGCCGGCGCCGGCGAGGCCGCGCTGGGCCTGGCGCGCCAGCTCGACGCGCTGTGGCGGCGCCCGCCTTCGTCCACGTCTTCCCCCCTTGGAGCCACCGCATGA
- a CDS encoding dodecin family protein, which produces MSVAKVIELSTSSTTGIEDAVKSGLAKCAESVKDIQGAWVNEIKVTTDAAGNIQEWRVNLKISFVVK; this is translated from the coding sequence ATGTCGGTCGCCAAGGTCATCGAACTCAGCACTTCCTCCACCACCGGCATCGAGGACGCGGTCAAGTCCGGCCTGGCCAAGTGCGCCGAATCGGTCAAGGACATCCAGGGCGCCTGGGTCAACGAGATCAAGGTCACCACCGACGCGGCCGGCAACATCCAGGAGTGGCGGGTGAATCTGAAAATCAGCTTCGTGGTGAAGTGA
- a CDS encoding kinase has protein sequence MSPRPHLPVARAPATSGKAAAAAGDDAHGFDASFVADVLSQALAIRAPAGRARVFAISGLQGSGKSTLAAQLAAAAQAHGLRTAVLSIDDFYLGRRERQRLGRQVHPLLATRGPPGTHDVALACALLDELRHRAAVRLPRFDKLADTRLPPSRWPRANAVDLVVFEGWFLGAPAQDPTQLAEPVNALERDEDAHGVWRAYCNRALAADYPPLWSRLDRLLFLQPPGFEVVAGWRWQQEQALQARHPHRQGMTPAQVQRFVSLFERVSRQALATLPGIADRTVVLDAQRRPRA, from the coding sequence ATGTCGCCGCGTCCGCATCTGCCCGTCGCCCGCGCGCCCGCCACATCGGGCAAAGCCGCCGCCGCGGCCGGCGACGACGCGCACGGTTTCGACGCTTCGTTCGTCGCCGACGTTCTCTCTCAGGCGCTGGCGATCCGCGCGCCGGCCGGCCGCGCACGCGTGTTCGCCATCAGCGGCCTGCAGGGCAGCGGCAAATCGACGCTGGCCGCGCAACTGGCCGCAGCCGCGCAGGCGCACGGGCTGCGCACCGCGGTGCTGTCGATCGACGACTTCTATCTCGGCCGGCGCGAACGCCAGCGCCTGGGCCGGCAGGTGCATCCGTTGCTGGCCACGCGCGGGCCGCCGGGCACCCACGATGTCGCGCTGGCTTGCGCCCTGCTCGACGAACTGCGCCACCGCGCCGCGGTGCGCCTGCCACGCTTCGACAAGCTCGCCGACACCCGCCTGCCGCCGTCGCGCTGGCCGCGCGCGAACGCCGTCGACCTGGTGGTGTTCGAAGGCTGGTTCCTCGGCGCGCCGGCGCAGGATCCGACGCAACTGGCCGAACCGGTCAACGCGCTGGAACGCGACGAGGACGCCCACGGCGTCTGGCGCGCTTACTGCAATCGCGCCCTGGCCGCGGACTATCCGCCGCTGTGGTCGCGGCTGGACCGGCTGCTGTTCCTGCAGCCGCCGGGGTTCGAGGTGGTCGCGGGCTGGCGCTGGCAGCAGGAACAGGCATTGCAGGCGCGCCATCCGCACCGCCAGGGCATGACCCCGGCGCAGGTGCAGCGCTTCGTGAGCCTGTTCGAGCGGGTCAGCCGGCAGGCGCTGGCGACGCTGCCGGGAATCGCCGACCGGACGGTCGTGCTGGATGCGCAGCGCAGGCCGCGAGCTTAG
- the aroB gene encoding 3-dehydroquinate synthase: protein MNAPRKVEVSGEAGYSIEIGPGLLADGARLARALRGRHALVVSDGNVAPLYLDGALAALAEAKPGLSVATFTIPPGEHEKTLERFTECLHALSELGATRDATVLALGGGVVGDLAGFAAACWMRGIDCVQLPTTLLAMVDSSVGGKTAVDLPSGKNLVGAFHPPRAVIADTSTLRTLPDRELRAGLAEVVKYGAIFDAGFLDWLDGHADALLARDDAALAEAIARSCAFKADVVARDPYERGDRAMLNFGHTFGHAIETEQGYAGTTGDGLNHGEAVAVGMVLAARLSAALGRAGAADAERLQRLLERLGLPVRIPAGLDPQALLARMRLDKKADASGLRFVLWDRAGAARIVSGVADEQVLAVLREG from the coding sequence ATGAACGCGCCGCGCAAAGTCGAAGTGTCCGGCGAAGCCGGCTACAGCATCGAGATCGGTCCCGGCCTGCTCGCCGACGGCGCGCGCCTGGCCAGGGCGCTGCGCGGCCGCCACGCGCTGGTGGTCAGCGACGGCAACGTCGCCCCGCTGTACCTCGACGGCGCGCTCGCCGCGCTGGCCGAAGCCAAGCCCGGCCTCAGCGTCGCCACCTTCACGATCCCGCCCGGCGAACACGAAAAGACCCTGGAGCGCTTCACCGAGTGCCTGCACGCGCTGTCCGAACTCGGCGCGACCCGCGACGCGACGGTGCTCGCGCTCGGCGGCGGCGTGGTCGGCGACCTCGCCGGTTTCGCCGCGGCCTGCTGGATGCGCGGCATCGACTGCGTGCAGCTGCCGACCACGCTGCTGGCGATGGTCGATTCCTCGGTCGGCGGCAAGACCGCGGTCGACCTGCCCAGCGGCAAGAACCTGGTCGGCGCGTTCCATCCGCCGCGCGCGGTGATCGCCGACACCTCGACCCTGCGCACCCTGCCCGACCGCGAACTGCGCGCCGGCCTGGCCGAGGTGGTGAAGTACGGCGCGATCTTCGACGCCGGCTTCCTCGACTGGCTGGACGGCCACGCCGATGCGCTGCTGGCGCGCGACGACGCCGCGCTGGCCGAGGCGATCGCGCGCAGCTGCGCGTTCAAGGCTGACGTGGTCGCGCGCGACCCGTACGAGCGCGGCGACCGCGCCATGCTCAACTTCGGCCACACCTTCGGCCACGCGATCGAGACCGAGCAGGGCTACGCCGGCACCACCGGCGACGGCCTCAACCACGGCGAGGCGGTGGCGGTGGGCATGGTCCTGGCAGCGCGTTTGTCGGCCGCGCTCGGCCGCGCCGGCGCGGCCGATGCCGAGCGCCTGCAACGCCTGCTCGAACGCCTGGGCCTGCCGGTGCGCATCCCCGCCGGGCTCGACCCGCAAGCGCTGCTGGCGCGCATGCGCCTGGACAAGAAGGCCGACGCCTCGGGCCTGCGCTTCGTGCTGTGGGACCGCGCCGGCGCGGCGCGGATCGTGTCGGGAGTGGCGGACGAGCAAGTGCTGGCGGTGTTGCGCGAGGGCTGA
- a CDS encoding cupin domain-containing protein, with amino-acid sequence MPIGNLFAGADAPAEGERFEALLTHKNLVVERIVSSARIQPTPYVQPQDEWVALLRGEAELDVAGETTILRAGDYLFLPAGTPHTVRKVAEGSVWLAVHLH; translated from the coding sequence ATGCCGATCGGGAATCTGTTCGCCGGCGCCGACGCGCCGGCCGAAGGCGAGCGCTTCGAGGCGCTGCTCACGCACAAGAACCTGGTGGTCGAACGCATCGTCAGCTCGGCGCGGATCCAGCCGACGCCGTACGTGCAGCCGCAGGACGAATGGGTCGCGCTGCTGCGCGGCGAAGCCGAGCTCGACGTCGCCGGCGAAACGACGATCCTGCGCGCCGGCGATTATCTGTTCCTGCCGGCCGGCACGCCGCATACGGTGCGCAAGGTCGCCGAAGGCAGCGTCTGGCTGGCGGTGCACCTGCACTGA
- a CDS encoding lipase family alpha/beta hydrolase has product MSRLNLRRLFGAPMLFALLCCAAAFPASADDYTKTRYPVVLVHGLFGFDAIGGVYDYWFGIPQALRSGGAQVYVAQVAAANSNEVRGEQLIDQLETLQALHGYTKFNLVGHSQGGPTARYVAAVRPDLVASMTSIGSPHAGSKVADFIGTTVPDGSPLRPLIASFVNAFSSLIGALSGGQSSQDSLAALKALDSAGSARFNARYPQGMPTSACGSGAATAGGVRYYSFGGTSNSTNWFDASDPAMIAGGLLFAGEANDGLVGRCSSHWGQVIRDDYEWNHLDEVNQIAGLRGLFSANPTSVYRAHLNRLKNAGL; this is encoded by the coding sequence ATGTCGCGACTCAACCTGCGCCGCCTGTTCGGCGCGCCCATGCTGTTCGCCCTGTTGTGCTGCGCCGCGGCGTTCCCGGCCAGCGCCGACGACTACACCAAGACCCGCTATCCGGTGGTGCTGGTGCACGGCTTGTTCGGTTTCGACGCCATCGGCGGCGTCTACGACTACTGGTTCGGCATCCCGCAGGCGCTGCGCTCCGGCGGCGCGCAGGTGTACGTGGCCCAGGTCGCGGCGGCCAACTCCAACGAAGTGCGCGGCGAGCAGCTGATCGACCAACTGGAAACCCTGCAAGCGCTGCACGGCTACACCAAGTTCAACCTGGTCGGCCACAGCCAGGGCGGGCCGACCGCGCGCTACGTCGCCGCGGTGCGGCCGGATCTGGTCGCGTCGATGACCTCGATCGGTTCGCCGCACGCCGGCAGCAAGGTCGCCGATTTCATCGGCACCACGGTACCGGACGGTTCGCCGCTGCGGCCGTTGATCGCCTCGTTCGTGAACGCGTTCTCCTCGCTGATCGGCGCGCTGTCCGGCGGCCAGTCGTCGCAGGATTCGCTGGCCGCGCTCAAGGCGCTCGACAGCGCCGGTTCGGCGCGCTTCAACGCGCGCTATCCGCAGGGCATGCCGACCAGCGCCTGCGGCAGCGGCGCGGCGACGGCCGGCGGGGTGCGCTATTACTCGTTCGGCGGCACTTCCAATTCGACCAATTGGTTCGACGCCTCCGACCCGGCGATGATCGCCGGCGGCCTGCTGTTCGCCGGCGAAGCCAACGACGGTCTGGTCGGTCGTTGCTCCAGCCACTGGGGCCAGGTGATCCGCGACGACTACGAGTGGAACCATCTCGACGAGGTCAACCAGATCGCCGGCCTGCGCGGGCTGTTCAGCGCCAATCCGACCAGCGTCTACCGCGCCCACCTCAACCGGCTCAAGAACGCGGGGCTGTAA
- a CDS encoding WGR domain-containing protein yields MRLLLQQRPDGHEAPRFVQLMLQPDLLGGWTLVRESGQIGGRSTVRREQFLDRDSAFVALEQARDQQLKRGFQLMFSQGAEAPR; encoded by the coding sequence GTGCGCCTCCTCCTCCAACAACGCCCCGACGGCCACGAAGCCCCGCGCTTCGTGCAATTGATGCTGCAGCCCGACCTGCTCGGCGGCTGGACCCTGGTGCGCGAAAGCGGCCAGATCGGCGGCCGCAGCACCGTCCGGCGCGAGCAATTCCTCGACCGCGACAGCGCGTTCGTGGCGCTGGAGCAGGCGCGCGACCAACAACTCAAGCGCGGTTTCCAGCTGATGTTCAGCCAGGGCGCCGAAGCGCCGCGATGA
- a CDS encoding DUF6053 domain-containing protein: protein MGQKSVGPEGPPTTAGRASACSCGRGFSPDAVRSDRGVAPDKRKASGPQTLPQHAQKKSRLNLAG from the coding sequence ATCGGACAGAAAAGCGTCGGGCCTGAAGGCCCTCCCACAACGGCCGGTCGCGCATCGGCCTGCTCTTGTGGGAGGGGCTTCAGCCCCGACGCTGTTCGCTCAGATCGCGGTGTCGCGCCGGATAAAAGAAAAGCCTCGGGCCCGCAGACCCTCCCACAACACGCTCAAAAGAAATCGCGGTTGAACTTGGCCGGATGA
- the hemE gene encoding uroporphyrinogen decarboxylase, with the protein MSSQPLANDRFLRALRRQPVDRTPVWLMRQAGRYLPEYRATRAQAGSFLQLAKNPELACEVTLQPLRRFPLDAAILFSDILTVPDAMGLGLYFADGEGPKFERPIRSAADIDKLGVPDMETDLRYVMDAVRTIRRELNGSVPLIGFSGSPWTIACYMVEGGGSDNYSKVKSLALNDPAAMHKLLGTVTDAVIAYLKAQHAAGAQALQVFDTWGGVLSPSMYREFSLRYLQRIAAELPRGDGETRAPLILFGKGNDPYLDELAASGAEAVGVDWTIGLGDAARRIGGRTALQGNLDPVTLYASPEAIRREVGRALDDYRDGNGGSREGHVFNLGHGLSPDMSPEHVGALVAAVHELSAR; encoded by the coding sequence ATGTCCAGCCAGCCCCTCGCCAACGATCGCTTCCTGCGCGCCCTGCGCCGCCAACCCGTCGACCGCACGCCCGTGTGGCTGATGCGCCAGGCCGGCCGCTACCTGCCCGAGTACCGCGCCACCCGCGCCCAGGCCGGCAGCTTCCTGCAACTGGCCAAGAACCCGGAGCTGGCCTGCGAGGTCACCCTGCAGCCGCTGCGCCGGTTCCCGCTGGACGCGGCGATCCTGTTCTCCGACATCCTCACCGTGCCCGACGCAATGGGCCTGGGCCTGTACTTCGCCGACGGCGAGGGCCCGAAGTTCGAGCGCCCGATCCGCTCCGCCGCCGACATCGACAAGCTCGGCGTGCCCGACATGGAGACCGACCTGCGCTACGTGATGGACGCGGTGCGCACCATCCGCCGCGAATTGAACGGTTCGGTACCGCTGATCGGTTTCTCCGGCAGCCCGTGGACCATCGCCTGCTACATGGTCGAGGGCGGCGGCAGCGACAACTATTCCAAGGTCAAGTCGCTCGCGCTCAACGACCCGGCGGCGATGCACAAGCTGCTGGGCACGGTCACCGACGCGGTGATCGCGTACCTCAAGGCCCAGCACGCCGCCGGCGCGCAGGCGCTGCAGGTGTTCGACACCTGGGGCGGGGTGCTGTCGCCGTCGATGTACCGCGAGTTCTCGCTGCGCTATCTGCAGCGCATCGCCGCCGAACTGCCGCGCGGCGACGGCGAGACGCGCGCGCCGCTGATCCTGTTCGGCAAGGGCAACGATCCTTACCTGGACGAACTCGCCGCCAGCGGCGCCGAGGCGGTCGGGGTGGACTGGACCATCGGCCTGGGCGACGCGGCGCGCCGCATCGGCGGGCGCACCGCGCTGCAGGGCAATCTCGATCCGGTGACGCTGTACGCCTCGCCCGAGGCGATCCGCCGCGAAGTCGGGCGCGCGCTCGACGACTATCGCGACGGCAACGGCGGCTCGCGCGAAGGGCACGTGTTCAACCTCGGCCACGGGCTGTCGCCGGACATGTCGCCGGAGCATGTCGGCGCGCTGGTGGCGGCGGTGCACGAGTTGAGCGCGCGCTGA
- a CDS encoding lipase secretion chaperone, producing the protein MRATALGIAMAIVAVLAIVAVFAVGGLLERPLLSSATVVSSGDGDQLADPDPRAADLRSESRAPGPIAPDRAAAADSLRDTAVDGAATLDALGRPRADRELRRLFDYFLARSGERSPETIRSALALHLHAQLAPPALATVLAWYDAYVALERDSVALAQAAGGAEAGFARVRALRRERLGEELAQAFYAQEEADYELARQRGAARGALLAQQGLDARARADGLAELDRSAAAEPVLQASAQLSDALAQNQRFEREGTDAATRYAQREAQYGAAAAQRLADLDQRRAQWQLRLRSYAAQRQRVLADGGLSETQRRQRLDALLADFDPNERRRVDALARNGGLPGR; encoded by the coding sequence ATGCGCGCCACCGCGCTGGGCATCGCCATGGCGATCGTCGCGGTCCTGGCGATCGTCGCGGTGTTCGCGGTCGGCGGGCTGCTGGAGCGGCCGTTGCTGTCGTCGGCTACCGTGGTCAGCAGCGGCGACGGCGATCAACTCGCCGATCCCGATCCGCGCGCCGCGGACCTGCGCTCGGAATCGCGCGCGCCGGGGCCGATCGCGCCGGATCGCGCGGCCGCGGCCGATTCGCTGCGCGACACCGCGGTGGACGGCGCGGCCACGCTCGACGCGCTCGGCCGCCCGCGCGCGGATCGCGAACTGCGCCGCCTGTTCGACTATTTCCTGGCGCGCAGCGGCGAGCGCTCGCCCGAGACGATCCGCTCGGCCCTGGCCCTGCACCTGCACGCGCAGCTGGCGCCGCCGGCGCTGGCGACGGTGCTGGCCTGGTACGACGCCTATGTCGCGCTGGAGCGCGATTCGGTGGCCCTGGCGCAGGCCGCCGGCGGCGCCGAGGCCGGGTTCGCGCGGGTGCGCGCCTTGCGCCGCGAGCGCCTGGGCGAGGAACTCGCGCAGGCGTTCTACGCGCAGGAAGAAGCCGACTACGAACTGGCGCGTCAGCGCGGCGCGGCGCGCGGGGCGTTGCTGGCGCAGCAGGGACTCGATGCCCGGGCGCGTGCGGACGGCCTGGCCGAACTCGACCGCAGCGCGGCGGCCGAACCCGTGCTGCAAGCGAGCGCGCAGTTGAGCGATGCGCTGGCGCAGAACCAGCGTTTCGAGCGCGAGGGCACCGACGCGGCGACGCGCTATGCCCAGCGCGAAGCGCAGTACGGCGCGGCGGCGGCGCAGCGCCTGGCCGACCTCGACCAACGCCGCGCGCAATGGCAGTTGCGCCTGCGCAGCTATGCCGCGCAACGCCAGCGCGTGCTCGCCGACGGCGGCCTGAGCGAGACGCAGCGGCGCCAGCGGCTGGATGCGCTGCTCGCGGATTTCGACCCGAACGAACGGCGCCGGGTGGATGCGCTGGCGCGCAATGGCGGTTTGCCCGGACGGTGA
- a CDS encoding cobalamin-binding protein, with amino-acid sequence MGPQRIVCLTEEPTETLYLLGEQDRIVGISGFTVRPPQARKEKPKVSAFTSAKIGEILKLKPDFVIGFSDIQAEIAAELIKHGVEVWISNHRSVAGIVDYVRRLGALVGAGERAAALAGELERNLDAARERAARLPRRPKVYFEEWDSPQITGIAWVSELVGIAGGDDVFPEHAAMPLARDRILADPLEVVRRAPELILGSWCGKKFRPEQVAARAGWSEVPAVRDGELHEVKSPIILQPGPAALTAGVDELSRIIAGWAQRRAG; translated from the coding sequence ATGGGCCCGCAACGCATCGTCTGCCTCACCGAGGAACCCACCGAGACCCTGTACCTGCTCGGCGAGCAGGACCGCATCGTCGGCATCAGCGGCTTCACCGTGCGCCCGCCGCAGGCGCGCAAGGAAAAGCCCAAGGTCAGCGCCTTCACCAGCGCCAAGATCGGCGAGATCCTCAAGCTCAAGCCCGACTTCGTGATCGGGTTTTCCGACATCCAGGCCGAGATCGCCGCCGAGCTGATCAAGCACGGTGTCGAGGTGTGGATCAGCAATCACCGCAGCGTCGCCGGCATCGTCGATTACGTGCGCCGGCTCGGCGCGCTGGTCGGCGCGGGCGAGCGCGCCGCGGCGCTGGCCGGCGAACTGGAGCGCAACCTCGACGCCGCGCGCGAGCGCGCCGCGCGCCTGCCGCGCCGACCCAAGGTGTATTTTGAGGAATGGGACAGCCCGCAGATCACCGGCATCGCCTGGGTGTCCGAGCTGGTCGGCATCGCCGGCGGCGACGATGTATTCCCCGAACACGCGGCGATGCCGCTGGCGCGCGACCGCATCCTGGCCGACCCGCTGGAGGTCGTGCGGCGCGCGCCGGAGCTGATCCTGGGCAGTTGGTGCGGCAAGAAATTCCGCCCCGAACAGGTGGCCGCGCGCGCGGGTTGGAGCGAGGTACCGGCGGTGCGCGACGGCGAGCTGCACGAGGTGAAGTCGCCGATCATCCTGCAACCGGGGCCCGCGGCGCTGACCGCGGGCGTCGACGAACTGAGCCGTATCATCGCCGGCTGGGCGCAGCGGCGGGCGGGCTGA
- the pdxH gene encoding pyridoxamine 5'-phosphate oxidase, with protein sequence MNPTADLLNEALATFDALFAQARAAGEPDPTAMSVATASLDGRPSVRTVLLKAHDARGFVFYTHLDGRKGRELQANPHAALLFHWPRVRHGVQVRIEGAVEIVSEAEADAYFASRPRGSQLGAWASKQSETLDGREEFEQRLAEAEHSFEGREVPRPPRWTGLRVRADRIEFWYGADFRLHERWLYESDRAGSYSKRMLYP encoded by the coding sequence ATGAACCCGACCGCCGATTTGCTCAACGAAGCCCTCGCCACCTTCGACGCGCTGTTCGCACAAGCGCGCGCGGCCGGCGAGCCCGATCCGACCGCGATGAGCGTCGCCACCGCGTCGCTCGACGGCCGCCCGTCCGTGCGCACGGTGTTGCTGAAGGCGCACGATGCGCGCGGCTTCGTGTTCTACACCCACCTCGACGGGCGCAAGGGCCGCGAGCTGCAGGCCAATCCGCACGCCGCGCTGCTGTTCCACTGGCCGCGCGTGCGCCATGGCGTGCAGGTGCGGATCGAGGGCGCGGTGGAGATCGTCTCCGAGGCCGAAGCCGACGCGTATTTCGCCAGCCGCCCGCGCGGCAGCCAGCTCGGCGCGTGGGCGTCGAAGCAATCGGAAACCCTGGACGGCCGCGAGGAATTCGAGCAGCGCCTGGCCGAAGCCGAGCATTCCTTCGAGGGCCGCGAGGTGCCGCGCCCGCCACGCTGGACCGGCCTGCGCGTGCGCGCCGACAGGATCGAGTTCTGGTACGGCGCCGACTTCCGCCTGCACGAGCGCTGGCTGTACGAGAGCGACCGCGCCGGCAGCTACAGCAAGCGGATGCTGTATCCGTGA
- the aac(6') gene encoding aminoglycoside 6'-N-acetyltransferase gives MNTPWRVRAAAPADRAAWATLRAQLWPEQPLAELAADLDGWFEDARLAAFIAEDGEGVCGFAEASLRSDYVNGTESSPVAFLEGWYVAPSRRGRGVGRALVAAVEAWGRERGCRELASDALLDNLDSHRAHAACGFEETERVVYFRRRLRAE, from the coding sequence GTGAATACGCCCTGGCGCGTGCGCGCGGCCGCGCCGGCCGACCGCGCCGCCTGGGCGACGCTGCGCGCGCAGCTGTGGCCGGAGCAGCCGTTGGCGGAACTGGCCGCGGATCTGGACGGTTGGTTCGAGGATGCGCGCCTGGCTGCGTTCATCGCCGAAGACGGCGAGGGCGTGTGCGGCTTCGCTGAGGCCAGCCTGCGCAGCGATTACGTCAATGGCACCGAGTCCTCGCCGGTGGCGTTCCTGGAAGGTTGGTACGTGGCGCCGTCGCGTCGCGGCCGGGGCGTCGGCCGCGCGCTGGTCGCGGCGGTGGAAGCGTGGGGACGCGAACGCGGCTGCCGCGAACTGGCCTCCGATGCCTTGCTCGACAACCTCGACTCGCACCGCGCGCATGCCGCCTGCGGCTTCGAGGAGACCGAGCGGGTGGTGTATTTCCGCCGCAGGCTGCGCGCGGAGTAG
- a CDS encoding DUF6053 domain-containing protein — protein sequence MRLVGGPSGPMLSAQIAAT from the coding sequence ATGCGCCTTGTGGGAGGCCCTTCAGGCCCGATGCTTTCCGCTCAGATCGCCGCGACCTGA